From Streptomyces sp. NBC_01460, a single genomic window includes:
- a CDS encoding TetR/AcrR family transcriptional regulator: MTRTPRRRNIAPPREDVLAAVMATVAERGLDGLTMAGLGREVRMSSGHLLYYFRTKDELLLQTLEWSEARLGAERRALLTGPGTARERLDAYIALYVPDGHRDPHWTLWLEVWNRSQDADDDARARQAAIEDAWHRDLTELLADGIARGEFAAVDTDRAATRLRALMDGFSVHVTVGIPGTGRDRVLDEMRAYADETLARPAPATRATGVTPAS; the protein is encoded by the coding sequence GTGACCCGAACCCCGCGCCGTCGTAACATCGCCCCGCCCAGGGAGGACGTGCTCGCCGCCGTCATGGCCACCGTCGCGGAGCGCGGGCTCGACGGGCTCACCATGGCGGGGCTCGGCCGCGAGGTCCGGATGAGCAGCGGGCACCTCCTCTACTACTTCCGCACCAAGGACGAACTGCTGCTGCAGACCCTGGAGTGGAGCGAGGCACGGCTCGGCGCCGAGCGCCGGGCCCTGCTCACCGGGCCCGGCACCGCCCGGGAGCGGCTCGACGCCTACATCGCGCTGTACGTGCCCGACGGCCACCGCGACCCGCACTGGACGCTCTGGCTGGAGGTCTGGAACCGCTCGCAGGACGCCGACGACGACGCCCGCGCCCGGCAGGCGGCCATCGAGGACGCCTGGCACCGCGACCTGACGGAGCTGCTGGCCGACGGCATCGCGCGCGGCGAGTTCGCCGCGGTCGACACGGACCGGGCGGCGACCCGCCTGCGGGCCCTGATGGACGGGTTCAGCGTCCACGTCACCGTCGGGATCCCCGGCACCGGACGGGACCGGGTGCTGGACGAGATGCGCGCGTACGCGGACGAGACGCTCGCGCGCCCCGCTCCGGCCACCCGTGCGACGGGCGTCACGCCCGCATCCTGA
- the cimA gene encoding citramalate synthase, with protein sequence MTTKATAPDDTFHVFDTTLRDGAQREGINLTVADKLTIARHLDDFGVGFIEGGWPGANPRDTEFFARARQEIDFEHAQLVAFGATRRAGGKAAEDPQVRALLESGAPVITLVAKSHDRHVELALRTTLEENLEMVRDTVSHLREQGRRVFVDCEHFFDGYRANAEYAKSVVRTAHEAGADVVILCDTNGGMLPAQVQAVVSTVLADTGARLGIHAQDDTGCAVANTLAAVDAGATHVQCTANGYGERVGNANLFPVVAALELKYGKTVLPEGALADMTRISHAIAEVVNLTPSTHQPYVGVSAFAHKAGLHASAIKVDPDLYQHIDPERVGNTMRMLVSDMAGRASIELKGKELGIDLGDDRALVGRVVERVKERELKGYTYEAADASFELLLRAEVDGRPRRYFRVESWRAIVEDRPDGTHANEATVKLWAKGERIVATAEGNGPVNALDRALRVGLERIYPQLAKLELIDYKVRILEGRTGTDSTTRVLITTGDGTGDWATVGVAENVIAASWQALEDAYTYGLLRAGVEPTD encoded by the coding sequence ATGACCACCAAGGCCACGGCCCCCGACGACACCTTCCATGTCTTCGACACCACCCTGCGCGACGGTGCGCAGCGTGAAGGCATCAACCTGACGGTCGCGGACAAGCTGACCATTGCCCGGCATCTGGACGACTTCGGCGTGGGCTTCATCGAGGGCGGCTGGCCCGGCGCCAACCCCCGTGACACCGAGTTCTTCGCGCGCGCCCGGCAGGAGATCGACTTCGAGCACGCCCAGCTCGTCGCGTTCGGCGCCACCCGCAGGGCCGGTGGCAAGGCCGCCGAGGACCCGCAGGTGCGGGCGCTCCTGGAATCGGGCGCCCCGGTGATCACCCTGGTCGCCAAGTCCCACGACCGCCATGTGGAGCTGGCCCTGCGCACCACCCTCGAGGAGAACCTGGAGATGGTCCGCGACACCGTCTCCCACCTCCGGGAGCAGGGCCGCCGGGTCTTCGTCGACTGCGAGCACTTCTTCGACGGCTACCGCGCCAACGCCGAGTACGCCAAGTCGGTCGTGCGCACCGCCCACGAGGCCGGCGCCGACGTCGTCATCCTCTGCGACACCAACGGCGGGATGCTCCCGGCCCAGGTCCAGGCCGTCGTCTCGACCGTCCTCGCCGACACCGGCGCCCGACTCGGCATCCACGCGCAGGACGACACGGGCTGCGCCGTCGCCAACACCCTGGCCGCCGTCGACGCCGGCGCCACCCATGTGCAGTGCACCGCCAACGGCTACGGCGAGCGGGTGGGCAACGCCAACCTCTTCCCCGTCGTCGCCGCCCTGGAACTCAAGTACGGCAAGACCGTCCTGCCCGAGGGCGCGCTCGCCGACATGACGCGGATCTCCCACGCCATCGCCGAGGTCGTCAACCTCACGCCCTCGACCCATCAGCCGTACGTGGGCGTCTCCGCGTTCGCGCACAAGGCCGGTCTGCACGCCTCCGCGATCAAGGTCGACCCGGACCTCTACCAGCACATCGACCCGGAGCGCGTCGGCAACACCATGCGGATGCTCGTCTCCGACATGGCCGGCCGGGCCTCCATCGAGCTCAAGGGCAAGGAGCTCGGCATCGACCTGGGCGACGACCGCGCGCTCGTCGGGCGCGTCGTCGAGCGGGTCAAGGAGCGTGAGCTCAAGGGCTACACCTACGAGGCGGCCGACGCCTCCTTCGAGCTGCTGCTGCGCGCCGAGGTCGACGGCAGGCCCCGCCGCTACTTCCGCGTCGAGTCCTGGCGGGCGATCGTCGAGGACCGCCCGGACGGCACCCACGCCAACGAGGCGACCGTGAAGCTCTGGGCCAAGGGTGAGCGGATCGTCGCCACCGCCGAGGGGAACGGTCCCGTCAACGCACTGGACCGCGCCCTGCGCGTCGGCCTGGAGCGGATCTACCCGCAGCTGGCCAAGCTGGAGCTGATCGACTACAAGGTCCGCATCCTGGAAGGGCGCACCGGCACCGACTCCACCACCCGCGTCCTGATCACCACGGGCGACGGGACGGGGGACTGGGCGACGGTCGGTGTGGCGGAGAACGTCATCGCCGCGTCCTGGCAGGCGCTTGAGGACGCCTACACCTACGGCCTGCTGCGGGCCGGCGTCGAGCCCACCGACTAG
- a CDS encoding lectin, translating into MIRTSRTARVLVATALATAGLAGLSPGTAQAAGETVNIALTTTDDSGGRHVTRGLQAQTPVAFGAGNGGSGTNITVDENTRYQTFTGGGASFTDTAAWLMKGSGALSQATRDATMKKLFSPTEGIGLSFVRNPMGGSDLARFGYTYDDMPAGQTDPNLANFSIAHDLQDVLPLTKQAEQLNPALTTVASPWTAPAWMKDNGRLDGGWLKAENYGAYANYFVKYLQAWKAQGVPVDYVTAQNEPTCCSGYPSMSWNGSGLAYFTKSELLPKLQAAGLATKVLAHDWNWDTYDAYAAQTVDDAAVRSHPNFGGIAWHGYGGDIAKQTTVHNQYPGLDAFQTEHSGGTWIADQQREDMLNIIDYTRNWAKSVTKWSLAVDQNRGPHNGGCGTCDGLVTVHNGDSRHGQVDYTVEYYTMGHLTKYVRPGAARISSTASSTVPNVAWRNPDGSKALIAYNGSTSAQQVTVNWGGQKFTYSLPGRTSATFTWSGTQSGSSGSGGALSGIGGRCLDATGNSGADGTPVQIWDCTGAANQRWTVGGDGSIKVLGACLDVTSGSTADGAKVQLYTCNGSGAQRWTYNSSTGDVVNTAADKCLDVTDQSSANGARVQIWTCTGAANQKWRLQ; encoded by the coding sequence ATGATTCGGACCAGCAGAACGGCGAGGGTCCTCGTCGCGACGGCGCTCGCGACCGCGGGACTCGCCGGGCTCTCCCCGGGCACCGCGCAGGCGGCCGGCGAGACCGTGAACATCGCGCTGACCACCACGGACGACTCCGGCGGCCGCCATGTCACCCGCGGCCTCCAGGCACAGACACCGGTCGCCTTCGGCGCGGGCAACGGCGGCTCCGGCACGAACATCACGGTCGACGAGAACACCCGCTACCAGACCTTCACCGGTGGCGGCGCCTCGTTCACGGACACGGCGGCCTGGCTGATGAAGGGCAGCGGGGCGCTGAGCCAGGCGACCCGCGACGCGACGATGAAGAAGCTCTTCTCGCCCACCGAGGGCATCGGACTGTCGTTCGTACGCAATCCGATGGGCGGATCCGACCTCGCGCGGTTCGGCTACACCTACGACGACATGCCGGCCGGGCAGACCGACCCGAACCTCGCCAACTTCTCGATCGCACACGATCTGCAGGACGTACTGCCGCTCACCAAGCAGGCCGAGCAGCTCAATCCCGCCCTCACGACGGTCGCCTCCCCGTGGACGGCCCCGGCGTGGATGAAGGACAACGGACGGCTCGACGGCGGCTGGCTGAAGGCCGAGAACTACGGCGCCTACGCGAACTACTTCGTGAAGTACCTCCAGGCGTGGAAGGCCCAGGGCGTCCCGGTCGACTACGTCACCGCGCAGAACGAGCCGACCTGCTGCTCCGGGTACCCCTCGATGAGCTGGAACGGGTCGGGGCTGGCCTACTTCACGAAGAGCGAGCTTCTGCCGAAGCTCCAGGCGGCCGGCCTGGCCACCAAGGTGCTGGCGCACGACTGGAACTGGGACACCTACGACGCCTACGCCGCGCAGACCGTCGACGACGCCGCGGTGCGCAGCCACCCGAACTTCGGCGGGATCGCCTGGCACGGCTACGGCGGTGACATCGCGAAGCAGACCACCGTGCACAACCAGTACCCGGGGCTGGACGCCTTCCAGACCGAGCACTCGGGCGGGACCTGGATCGCCGACCAGCAGCGCGAGGACATGCTTAACATCATCGACTACACCCGCAACTGGGCGAAGTCGGTGACCAAGTGGTCGCTCGCGGTCGACCAGAACAGGGGGCCGCACAACGGCGGTTGCGGCACCTGCGACGGACTGGTCACCGTGCACAACGGGGACAGCAGGCACGGCCAGGTCGACTACACCGTCGAGTACTACACGATGGGCCACCTGACCAAGTACGTCCGGCCGGGAGCCGCCCGCATCTCCTCCACCGCGAGCTCCACCGTGCCCAACGTGGCCTGGCGCAACCCGGACGGCTCGAAGGCCCTGATCGCCTACAACGGTTCGACGTCGGCGCAGCAGGTGACCGTCAACTGGGGCGGGCAGAAGTTCACCTACTCCCTGCCCGGCCGCACCTCGGCGACGTTCACCTGGTCGGGCACCCAGTCCGGCTCCTCGGGCAGCGGCGGCGCCCTCTCGGGCATCGGCGGCAGGTGCCTCGACGCCACGGGCAACTCCGGGGCCGACGGGACCCCGGTCCAGATCTGGGACTGCACCGGCGCGGCCAACCAGCGCTGGACGGTCGGCGGCGACGGCAGTATCAAGGTGCTGGGCGCCTGCCTCGACGTCACCTCGGGCTCCACGGCCGACGGAGCAAAGGTCCAGCTGTACACCTGCAACGGATCCGGCGCACAGCGGTGGACGTACAACTCCTCGACGGGGGACGTGGTCAACACGGCGGCGGACAAGTGCCTCGACGTGACGGACCAGTCCTCGGCGAACGGCGCGCGCGTCCAGATCTGGACCTGCACCGGGGCCGCCAACCAGAAGTGGCGTCTCCAGTAG
- a CDS encoding LacI family DNA-binding transcriptional regulator, translated as MRVTIADVAREAGVSKTTVSRVINLKGEVDGSTAARVREVIADLGYVPSSGAVGLARGRSRTVGLLVPSFTWPWMGEVLQGIVDTVEAADYGLLLFTCTRGAESVKRFTTQVSARAFDGLVVVEPENTLDQLTELHRSGLPIVLIDDRGHHPEFPSVVTTNREGGASVARHLRAAGRTRPLVVTGPQHFGCVRDRLAGFRSVLPTELVVDGDFTERRGRLVVEELLAAGTEFDSVFALNDISAAGVLRALRAAGRRVPDDIAVVGFDDIPMAEHTEPPLTTVHQPTRQMGVAAARLLLSHLGGTAVPAGPVVLPTELVVRHSAP; from the coding sequence TTGCGTGTCACCATCGCCGATGTCGCCCGCGAGGCCGGCGTCAGCAAGACGACCGTGTCCCGGGTCATCAACCTCAAGGGCGAAGTGGACGGTTCGACGGCCGCCCGTGTTCGTGAAGTGATCGCGGACCTCGGCTACGTACCCAGCTCCGGCGCCGTCGGGCTGGCACGTGGCCGCAGCCGTACGGTCGGGCTGCTGGTGCCGTCGTTCACCTGGCCGTGGATGGGTGAGGTGCTCCAGGGGATCGTCGACACGGTCGAGGCAGCCGACTACGGGCTGCTGCTCTTCACGTGCACCCGGGGGGCGGAGTCCGTCAAGCGCTTCACCACCCAGGTGTCGGCGCGCGCCTTCGACGGGCTCGTCGTCGTCGAACCGGAGAACACGCTCGACCAGCTCACCGAACTGCACCGCTCCGGGCTGCCGATCGTCCTGATCGACGACCGGGGACACCATCCCGAATTCCCCTCCGTCGTGACCACCAATCGCGAGGGAGGTGCGTCCGTCGCCCGTCATCTGCGAGCGGCGGGGCGCACCAGGCCGCTGGTCGTCACCGGCCCGCAGCACTTCGGCTGCGTACGGGACCGGCTCGCGGGCTTCCGCTCGGTCCTGCCCACCGAGCTGGTCGTGGACGGGGACTTCACGGAACGCCGGGGTCGCCTGGTCGTGGAGGAACTCCTGGCCGCAGGGACCGAGTTCGACTCCGTCTTCGCCCTCAACGACATCAGCGCGGCCGGGGTCCTGCGGGCCCTGAGAGCCGCCGGCCGCCGCGTACCCGACGACATCGCGGTGGTCGGCTTCGACGACATCCCGATGGCCGAACACACCGAACCGCCGCTGACGACCGTGCACCAGCCCACCCGGCAGATGGGTGTGGCGGCGGCCCGTCTGCTGCTCTCCCACCTCGGCGGCACCGCCGTACCGGCCGGACCGGTCGTGCTGCCCACCGAACTGGTCGTGCGCCACTCGGCGCCGTAA
- a CDS encoding ABC transporter substrate-binding protein gives MSVRRRHTLRALSVATAVVALAAGCSSANSGANKGGGAGASGVLNIGKPDGPQTNNSNPFLATSASATLGYRYMIYEPLAMTNMIRPTDKADPWLATAWDWESNFTELTFTLDERAKWADGKPLTAADVAFTFELLKKHPALNGNGIPYDGIAVEGEKVVLTFKESQFVNQNKIISTYVVPKHIWEKVENPETWPNRTPVGSGPYKLKTFTPQTTTLTATPTYWKGKTKVKELRYSTYNDNSAATTALANGKLEWSFVFMPNYKQLYVAKDQKNHKLWFPSGLGIHGLWFNTARKPFDNPALRKAMAMVVDRNAIHVQAQATLYPEITNPTGIPLPAGDPFLAPEYKSATTKPDVAGAKKILDEAGFKLSGGVLKDPGGKPVKLTFTDPAGWNDYITGLSIIKDSIKQLGIEAKVKTQTAEAWTNDVAVGNFDATLHWTNSGATPYDMYQNIMDGAILQPVGKASQLGNFGRFKSPEATAALKEYANATDDATRTKAMNSLQKIMVDQAPVIPTAAAPIGAEYSTKNWVGWPTEEDPYAAPQHTQQDALEVVLNLKPAK, from the coding sequence ATGTCCGTACGCCGTCGTCACACTCTGAGAGCGCTCTCAGTCGCCACTGCCGTGGTCGCGCTCGCCGCGGGCTGCTCGTCCGCCAACTCGGGCGCCAACAAGGGGGGCGGCGCCGGCGCCTCCGGCGTGCTGAACATCGGGAAGCCCGACGGGCCGCAGACGAACAACAGCAACCCGTTCCTCGCCACCTCCGCGAGCGCCACGCTCGGCTACCGGTACATGATCTACGAGCCGCTGGCGATGACCAACATGATCCGCCCCACCGACAAGGCGGACCCCTGGCTCGCGACCGCGTGGGACTGGGAGTCCAACTTCACCGAGCTCACCTTCACCCTGGACGAGCGGGCCAAGTGGGCCGACGGCAAGCCGCTCACCGCGGCCGACGTCGCCTTCACCTTCGAGCTGCTCAAGAAGCACCCCGCGCTCAACGGCAACGGCATCCCCTACGACGGCATCGCCGTCGAGGGCGAGAAGGTCGTCCTGACGTTCAAGGAATCGCAGTTCGTCAACCAGAACAAGATCATCTCGACCTATGTCGTGCCCAAGCACATCTGGGAGAAGGTCGAGAACCCGGAGACCTGGCCCAACCGCACCCCGGTCGGCTCCGGCCCGTACAAGCTGAAGACCTTCACCCCGCAGACCACCACCCTGACCGCGACGCCCACCTACTGGAAGGGCAAGACCAAGGTCAAGGAGCTGCGCTACAGCACGTACAACGACAACAGCGCCGCGACCACGGCCCTGGCGAACGGCAAGCTCGAGTGGTCGTTCGTCTTCATGCCGAACTACAAGCAGCTGTACGTCGCCAAGGACCAGAAGAACCACAAGCTCTGGTTCCCCTCGGGGCTCGGCATCCACGGCCTGTGGTTCAACACCGCCCGCAAGCCGTTCGACAACCCGGCGCTGCGCAAGGCGATGGCCATGGTCGTCGACCGCAACGCGATCCACGTGCAGGCGCAGGCGACGCTCTACCCGGAGATCACCAACCCGACCGGCATCCCGCTGCCCGCCGGTGACCCGTTCCTCGCCCCGGAGTACAAGAGCGCCACCACGAAGCCCGATGTCGCGGGGGCCAAGAAGATCCTCGACGAGGCCGGCTTCAAGCTCAGCGGCGGCGTCCTGAAGGACCCGGGCGGCAAGCCCGTGAAGCTGACCTTCACCGACCCGGCCGGCTGGAACGACTACATCACCGGGCTCTCGATCATCAAGGACAGCATCAAGCAGCTGGGCATCGAGGCCAAGGTCAAGACCCAGACCGCCGAGGCCTGGACCAACGACGTCGCCGTCGGCAACTTCGACGCCACCCTGCACTGGACCAACAGCGGCGCCACCCCGTACGACATGTACCAGAACATCATGGACGGGGCGATCCTCCAGCCCGTCGGCAAGGCCTCCCAGCTCGGCAACTTCGGCCGCTTCAAGAGCCCCGAGGCCACCGCCGCGCTGAAGGAGTACGCCAACGCCACGGACGACGCGACGCGCACCAAGGCCATGAACTCCCTCCAGAAGATCATGGTCGACCAGGCGCCGGTCATCCCGACGGCCGCGGCCCCCATCGGTGCCGAGTACTCCACGAAGAACTGGGTGGGCTGGCCGACCGAGGAGGACCCCTACGCCGCCCCGCAGCACACCCAGCAGGACGCGCTGGAAGTCGTGCTGAACCTGAAGCCCGCCAAGTAA
- a CDS encoding ABC transporter ATP-binding protein — protein MTTEQSEDVRTTTDVVLEARGVTKHFPVRRTGKDLLARSRRTVHAVDDVSLKLRRGTVTALVGESGSGKSTVARLLAQLYPLTAGEIELGGTAVKAGRGRSFRRYVKQVQLIFQDPFASLNPVHTVRYHLTRALKIHGRAGDGEAELETNLAALLERVQLTPPHQYLEKFPHELSGGQRQRVAIARALGADPQVLLADEPVSMLDVSIRLGVLNLLRDLKERLHLAILYITHDIASARYFADTTLVMYAGRIVEGGDSETVTQHPAHPYTQLLIASAPDPDRVADAEAQEEAGSGEPPSLIAPPAGCRFHPRCPKAMERCRTELPPRFDLADGQWAACWLYDGTTAEGAAK, from the coding sequence ATGACCACCGAACAGTCCGAAGACGTGCGCACCACGACGGATGTGGTGCTCGAAGCACGCGGAGTCACCAAGCACTTCCCCGTACGGCGCACCGGCAAGGACCTCCTCGCCCGCAGCCGCCGTACCGTCCACGCCGTCGACGACGTCTCGCTGAAGCTCCGGCGCGGCACCGTCACGGCTCTGGTGGGGGAGTCCGGCTCGGGCAAATCCACCGTCGCACGGCTGCTCGCCCAGCTGTACCCGCTCACCGCGGGGGAGATCGAGCTGGGCGGCACGGCGGTGAAGGCCGGGCGTGGCCGGTCCTTCCGTAGATACGTCAAGCAGGTCCAGCTGATCTTCCAGGACCCCTTCGCCTCGCTCAACCCGGTGCACACCGTGCGCTACCACCTGACCCGCGCCCTGAAGATCCACGGCCGGGCGGGGGACGGGGAGGCGGAGCTGGAGACCAACCTGGCGGCTCTGCTGGAACGCGTCCAGCTGACTCCTCCTCATCAGTACCTGGAGAAGTTCCCGCACGAGCTGTCGGGTGGGCAGCGCCAGCGCGTCGCGATCGCGCGCGCGCTCGGCGCCGACCCCCAGGTCCTGCTCGCCGACGAGCCGGTGTCGATGCTGGACGTGTCGATCCGGCTCGGGGTCCTCAACCTGCTCCGCGACCTCAAGGAGCGTCTGCACCTGGCGATCCTCTACATCACCCACGACATCGCGTCCGCCCGCTACTTCGCGGACACGACCCTGGTGATGTACGCCGGCCGGATCGTCGAGGGCGGTGACAGCGAGACCGTCACCCAGCACCCCGCGCACCCGTACACCCAGCTGCTCATCGCCTCCGCGCCGGACCCCGACCGGGTGGCGGACGCCGAGGCGCAGGAGGAGGCCGGGAGCGGCGAGCCGCCCTCCCTGATCGCCCCGCCGGCCGGCTGCCGCTTCCACCCCCGCTGCCCGAAGGCCATGGAGCGCTGCCGCACCGAGCTGCCGCCGCGCTTCGACCTGGCGGACGGCCAGTGGGCCGCCTGCTGGCTGTACGACGGCACCACCGCCGAGGGAGCAGCGAAGTGA
- a CDS encoding ABC transporter permease: MKYILQRFAFYAVTAWAAITINFLIPRMMPGDPVDALMSRYQGQLDTTAIASLKALFGLDENQSVWSQYTDYWSHLLDGDLGLSFTFFPTPVGEVISQSLPWTLALVGITTLISFLLGTGIGVYSGWRRGSWLDGLLPVTTFISAIPYFWLGLIAIAVFAVKWQIFPAAGGYDNSLVPAFDWPFVSSALYHGVLPGVTIVLSAIAGWILGMRNMMVTVSSEDYVMVAQAKGLSERRVMFSYAARNAVLPNISGFALSLGFIVGGTLLVEMVFSYPGIGYQLFQAVGAKDYPLMQGVFLIITLSVLAANLLADMAYALLDPRTRKEA, from the coding sequence GTGAAGTACATCCTCCAGCGGTTCGCCTTCTACGCGGTCACCGCGTGGGCCGCGATCACCATCAACTTCCTGATCCCGCGCATGATGCCGGGCGACCCCGTCGACGCCCTGATGAGCCGTTACCAGGGGCAGCTCGACACCACCGCCATCGCCTCGCTGAAGGCGCTGTTCGGCCTCGACGAGAACCAGTCCGTCTGGTCGCAGTACACCGACTACTGGTCGCATCTCCTCGACGGCGACCTCGGGCTCTCCTTCACCTTCTTCCCGACCCCGGTCGGCGAGGTGATCTCCCAGTCGCTGCCCTGGACGCTCGCCCTGGTCGGGATCACCACCCTGATCAGCTTCCTGCTCGGCACCGGCATCGGCGTCTACAGCGGCTGGCGGCGCGGCTCCTGGCTGGACGGGCTGCTGCCGGTGACCACCTTCATCTCGGCCATCCCGTACTTCTGGCTGGGCCTCATCGCCATCGCGGTGTTCGCGGTGAAGTGGCAGATCTTCCCGGCCGCCGGAGGGTACGACAACTCCCTGGTCCCGGCCTTCGACTGGCCGTTCGTCTCCAGCGCGCTCTACCACGGCGTGCTCCCCGGCGTGACGATCGTCCTGAGCGCCATCGCCGGGTGGATCCTCGGCATGCGCAACATGATGGTGACGGTCTCCTCGGAGGACTACGTCATGGTCGCGCAGGCCAAGGGGCTCTCCGAACGGCGCGTGATGTTCTCCTACGCGGCGCGCAACGCCGTCCTGCCCAACATCTCGGGCTTCGCCCTCTCGCTGGGCTTCATCGTCGGCGGCACCCTGCTGGTCGAGATGGTCTTCTCCTACCCGGGCATCGGCTACCAGCTCTTCCAGGCCGTCGGAGCCAAGGACTACCCGCTCATGCAGGGCGTCTTCCTGATCATCACGCTCTCCGTGCTCGCCGCGAACCTGCTGGCCGACATGGCCTACGCCCTCCTCGACCCCCGCACTCGTAAGGAGGCATGA
- a CDS encoding ABC transporter permease produces the protein MSVTATDVAVLDDPPTPAAAGRVRFRFLRGGKTRTGLLILAFFVFLAVAGPWLAPYDPDAMSDQLLQPPSAEHWFGTTQTGQDVLSQILVGTRGVLLVGFLAGILATVLSVLIGVSAGFLGGAADEILSMLSNIFLVIPGLPLIIIIASFVEDTGDLLIAAVIALTSWAWGARVLRAQTLSLRRRDYVEAARATGESTWRIILFEVMPNLTAVIASGFVGTVIFAVLSEITLAFIGVADISHWNWGTVLFWAQSNQALAQGAWWWFVPAGLCIALLGTALSLINFGIDEFVNPRLRTATGSSRKVRMRVGFTPVVRTAGPPSPGASEPPAFTPVVRDGGPADPASSGAPAEPTPSGAPDSPGKPSKEHSA, from the coding sequence GTGTCCGTCACCGCCACCGACGTCGCCGTCCTGGACGACCCGCCCACCCCCGCCGCGGCGGGCCGGGTGAGGTTCCGCTTCCTGCGCGGAGGGAAGACCCGCACCGGGCTGCTCATCCTCGCGTTCTTCGTGTTCCTCGCCGTGGCGGGCCCCTGGCTCGCCCCGTACGACCCGGACGCGATGAGCGACCAGCTGCTGCAACCCCCGTCCGCCGAGCACTGGTTCGGGACGACCCAGACCGGTCAGGACGTCCTCTCCCAGATCCTGGTGGGCACCCGCGGCGTGCTGCTCGTCGGATTCCTCGCCGGCATCCTGGCGACCGTGCTGTCCGTGCTCATCGGGGTCAGCGCGGGTTTCCTCGGCGGAGCCGCCGACGAGATCCTCTCGATGCTCTCCAACATCTTCCTCGTCATCCCCGGCCTGCCGCTGATCATCATCATCGCGAGCTTCGTCGAGGACACCGGGGACCTGCTGATAGCCGCCGTCATCGCCCTCACCTCATGGGCCTGGGGCGCACGCGTGCTGCGCGCCCAGACCCTGTCGCTCCGGCGCCGCGACTACGTGGAGGCGGCCCGCGCCACCGGTGAGTCGACCTGGCGGATCATCCTGTTCGAGGTCATGCCGAACCTCACCGCCGTCATCGCGTCCGGGTTCGTCGGCACCGTCATCTTCGCGGTGCTCTCGGAGATCACCCTCGCCTTCATCGGCGTCGCCGACATCTCCCACTGGAACTGGGGGACGGTGCTCTTCTGGGCACAGTCCAACCAGGCCCTGGCCCAGGGCGCCTGGTGGTGGTTCGTCCCGGCCGGCCTGTGCATCGCCCTGCTGGGCACCGCGCTCTCCCTCATCAACTTCGGCATCGACGAGTTCGTCAACCCGCGCCTGCGCACCGCGACGGGCTCCTCCCGGAAGGTCCGGATGCGGGTGGGCTTCACCCCCGTCGTCCGCACCGCCGGGCCCCCGTCGCCCGGCGCGTCCGAGCCGCCCGCGTTCACCCCGGTGGTCCGCGACGGCGGCCCCGCGGATCCGGCATCGTCCGGGGCCCCCGCGGAGCCGACCCCGTCCGGCGCCCCCGATTCGCCCGGCAAGCCCAGCAAGGAGCACAGCGCATGA